The following are encoded together in the Rhizobium tumorigenes genome:
- a CDS encoding electron transfer flavoprotein subunit alpha/FixB family protein: MAILLLADHANVSLSDQTAKTLTAAAKIGGDIHVLVSGKGARAAADAAAKLSGVSKVLLAESDDLANNLAEPLADLIVSLAGSYDTIISAATSVGKNVLPRVAALLDIAQISEIIEVVSPDTFKRPIYAGNAIQTVQSTDAKKVITVRTASFASAEEGGSAGVEAISAVANPGLSTFVGDALSSSDRPELTSAKIIVSGGRALGSAEKFREVILPLADKLGAAVGASRAAVDAGYAPNDWQVGQTGKVVAPQLYIAVGISGAIQHLAGMKDSKVIVAINKDDEAPIFQVADYGLVGDLFELLPELEKAL; this comes from the coding sequence ATGGCCATTCTTCTTCTGGCTGACCACGCCAATGTCAGCCTTTCCGACCAGACCGCCAAGACGCTGACCGCCGCGGCTAAAATCGGCGGCGACATCCATGTGCTGGTATCCGGCAAGGGCGCGCGGGCTGCGGCTGACGCTGCTGCAAAGCTGTCCGGCGTCTCCAAGGTACTGCTCGCCGAAAGCGACGATCTCGCCAACAATCTTGCCGAACCTCTGGCTGACCTTATCGTCTCGCTGGCCGGCAGCTACGACACGATCATCTCGGCTGCCACCTCGGTCGGCAAGAATGTCCTGCCGCGCGTTGCAGCGCTGCTCGACATCGCGCAGATCTCGGAAATCATCGAGGTCGTTTCACCCGATACGTTCAAGCGGCCGATCTATGCCGGCAATGCCATCCAGACGGTCCAGTCGACCGACGCCAAGAAGGTGATCACAGTGCGCACGGCATCCTTCGCTTCGGCAGAAGAAGGCGGCTCGGCTGGGGTGGAAGCCATCTCAGCTGTCGCCAATCCCGGCCTGTCGACCTTCGTCGGTGATGCGCTGTCTTCTTCTGACCGCCCGGAACTGACCTCGGCCAAGATCATCGTTTCCGGCGGCCGCGCGCTCGGCTCGGCGGAAAAATTCCGGGAAGTCATCCTGCCGCTTGCCGACAAGCTCGGTGCTGCCGTCGGCGCATCGCGCGCTGCGGTCGATGCAGGCTATGCGCCGAACGACTGGCAGGTGGGACAGACCGGCAAGGTCGTTGCGCCCCAGTTGTACATCGCAGTCGGCATTTCCGGCGCCATCCAGCATCTCGCCGGCATGAAGGATTCGAAGGTCATCGTCGCCATCAACAAGGACGACGAAGCACCGATCTTCCAGGTGGCCGATTACGGTCTGGTCGGCGATCTGTTCGAGCTTCTGCCGGAGCTTGAAAAGGCGCTTTGA
- a CDS encoding 3-hydroxybutyryl-CoA dehydrogenase, translating to MSTILNAIGIVGAGQMGCGIAQVSAIAGYKVHIYDLSQERIESALATINGNLARQVSSGKMTDDNRKTALALISGSADVNDLAPMDLVIEAATEEESVKRKIYTQVCAVLKPDAILATNTSSLSITRLAASTDRPERFMGIHFMNPVPVMKLVELVRGIATEEATFKVARDYVSSLDKTFTVSEDFPAFIVNRILLPMINEAIYTLYEGVGTVDAIDTAMKLGANHPMGPLQLADFIGLDTCLSIMQVLHDGLADSKYRPCPLLVKYVEAGWIGRKSGRGFYDYRGEVPVPTR from the coding sequence ATGAGCACGATTTTGAACGCGATCGGTATTGTCGGCGCCGGCCAGATGGGCTGCGGCATTGCCCAGGTTTCGGCAATTGCCGGCTACAAGGTTCACATCTACGACCTTTCGCAGGAGCGCATCGAAAGCGCACTGGCGACCATCAACGGCAACCTCGCCCGCCAGGTTTCATCAGGCAAGATGACCGATGACAATCGCAAGACCGCTCTGGCGCTGATTTCCGGCTCCGCCGATGTCAACGATCTGGCGCCCATGGATCTGGTCATTGAGGCGGCCACCGAAGAAGAAAGCGTCAAACGCAAGATCTACACCCAGGTCTGCGCCGTGCTGAAGCCGGACGCCATTCTCGCCACCAACACCTCGTCGCTGTCGATCACCCGGCTTGCCGCGTCCACCGACCGCCCGGAACGCTTCATGGGCATCCATTTCATGAACCCGGTCCCGGTGATGAAGCTGGTCGAACTGGTGCGCGGCATCGCCACGGAAGAAGCGACCTTCAAAGTGGCGCGCGACTATGTGAGCTCACTCGACAAGACCTTCACCGTTTCGGAAGATTTCCCCGCCTTCATCGTCAACCGCATCCTCCTGCCGATGATCAACGAGGCCATCTACACGCTCTATGAAGGCGTCGGCACCGTGGATGCCATCGACACCGCGATGAAGCTCGGCGCCAACCATCCGATGGGCCCGTTGCAACTCGCCGATTTTATCGGTCTCGATACCTGTCTGTCGATCATGCAGGTGCTGCATGACGGCCTGGCGGACTCGAAATACCGACCCTGCCCGCTGCTGGTGAAGTATGTCGAAGCTGGCTGGATCGGCCGCAAGTCAGGCCGCGGCTTCTATGACTACCGTGGCGAAGTGCCGGTCCCGACGCGCTAA
- a CDS encoding tetratricopeptide repeat protein, with protein sequence MSQPEADFSQHVSTIMAPMIGLSADDEAAAWLKRGNFLQRMGQFTLSIEAYDKGLARLPGHIKCLCNKAQAFEQLGRRLEALETAQAALRLDPESQEALLLCGTFELRLGNAAGAHACFLTVAEKGVVRNYPAAQKPARFRILMLFSPEAGNTPYEDLINGGRFDSEVIMVLRGYRNDPDVRDPRVDVVVNLVSETDFGLDVIASAIDLADSLGRPVVNHPRLILGTDRESISQRLAHVADTVMPATVRIDAGDLCRRVRDQATPSLPVIVRHATTHGGEMMELVDSPDALLDFAEEAGERMLYLTDYVDYRSADGLFRKYRFLFVGEEILPYHLAIGDGWKVHHASTRMGDVEWMRTEEQAFLADPASIFGVSGMAALETIRRQIGLDYCGIDCALDAEGRVVVFEVNASMLIHSDNPGFEYKTPYVLAIKAAFERLLEQRASEYRVMTGRPAIA encoded by the coding sequence ATGAGCCAGCCCGAGGCGGATTTTTCGCAGCACGTTTCCACAATCATGGCACCGATGATCGGCCTTTCTGCCGACGACGAGGCTGCTGCATGGTTGAAACGCGGAAACTTTCTGCAGCGCATGGGGCAGTTCACCCTTTCGATCGAGGCTTATGACAAGGGGTTGGCCCGCTTGCCCGGCCATATCAAGTGCCTTTGCAACAAGGCGCAGGCGTTCGAGCAGCTTGGCCGCAGGCTGGAAGCGCTGGAGACTGCACAAGCGGCCTTGCGTCTCGATCCGGAAAGCCAGGAGGCGCTGCTTCTGTGCGGTACTTTCGAGCTGAGGCTCGGCAATGCGGCGGGAGCCCATGCCTGCTTTCTGACCGTCGCCGAAAAGGGCGTGGTACGCAACTATCCGGCCGCGCAGAAGCCGGCCAGATTTCGCATCCTCATGCTGTTCTCGCCCGAAGCCGGCAATACGCCCTACGAGGATCTGATCAATGGCGGTCGCTTCGACAGCGAAGTGATCATGGTGCTGCGCGGCTATCGCAACGATCCTGACGTTCGGGACCCCCGCGTCGATGTCGTCGTCAACCTCGTTTCCGAAACGGATTTCGGGCTCGATGTCATTGCCTCGGCCATCGATCTTGCGGACTCGCTCGGGAGGCCGGTGGTCAACCATCCCCGGCTGATCCTGGGGACGGATCGAGAATCGATCTCGCAGCGACTGGCCCATGTTGCGGATACGGTGATGCCGGCAACGGTGCGCATCGATGCCGGGGACCTCTGCCGCCGCGTGCGCGACCAGGCCACGCCGTCCCTACCGGTCATCGTCCGCCATGCGACTACCCATGGCGGCGAAATGATGGAGCTTGTCGACAGCCCCGACGCGTTGCTGGATTTTGCCGAGGAAGCCGGTGAGCGCATGCTCTACCTGACGGACTATGTCGACTACCGCTCCGCCGACGGGCTGTTCCGGAAATATCGCTTCCTGTTCGTCGGCGAGGAAATTCTTCCCTACCACCTGGCAATCGGCGACGGCTGGAAGGTGCATCATGCATCGACCCGGATGGGCGATGTGGAATGGATGCGGACGGAAGAACAGGCGTTCCTTGCCGATCCGGCCAGCATTTTCGGTGTATCGGGCATGGCGGCGCTGGAGACCATTCGCCGCCAGATCGGTCTCGATTATTGCGGCATCGACTGCGCGCTCGATGCCGAGGGCAGGGTCGTAGTCTTCGAGGTCAACGCCTCGATGCTGATCCACAGCGACAATCCGGGGTTCGAATACAAGACGCCCTACGTGCTGGCGATCAAGGCCGCCTTCGAGCGTCTACTGGAGCAGCGGGCAAGCGAGTACCGGGTTATGACGGGGCGACCTGCTATCGCCTGA
- the tlpA gene encoding thiol:disulfide interchange protein TlpA, which produces MTAKKPFGLPSLKLVLIAAVAGVVAGAAAVYVKQAGSGNGTTETADAGDCQPAKAKGAALTPFTKGQVAAMVGAQQPLSLQGVAFKGADGQPLSVENFAGKTVLLNLWATWCVPCREEMPALNALQKQMGNDKFEVVAVNIDTGDDEKPKTFRSDNGIDTLGYYRDNSMGVFNALKKQGLAFGLPVTLLLDGKGCLVSAMNGPAAWDSEDAKGLIKAATAL; this is translated from the coding sequence ATGACAGCAAAGAAGCCGTTCGGTCTGCCGTCTTTGAAATTGGTCCTGATCGCAGCCGTTGCCGGCGTCGTCGCGGGTGCGGCAGCGGTATACGTGAAGCAGGCGGGGTCTGGCAATGGGACGACCGAAACCGCCGATGCCGGCGACTGCCAGCCGGCCAAGGCCAAGGGCGCTGCGCTGACACCCTTCACCAAGGGCCAGGTCGCGGCCATGGTCGGAGCCCAGCAGCCGCTGTCGCTGCAAGGCGTTGCCTTCAAGGGGGCTGACGGCCAGCCCCTTTCGGTCGAGAATTTTGCCGGCAAGACCGTGCTGCTCAATCTCTGGGCGACATGGTGCGTTCCCTGCCGCGAGGAGATGCCGGCGCTGAACGCCCTTCAGAAGCAGATGGGCAACGACAAGTTCGAGGTCGTGGCTGTCAACATCGACACCGGCGACGACGAGAAGCCCAAGACCTTTCGCAGCGACAACGGTATCGATACGCTCGGCTACTACCGCGACAACAGCATGGGCGTCTTCAATGCGCTGAAGAAGCAGGGCCTGGCCTTCGGCCTGCCGGTGACATTGCTGCTGGACGGCAAGGGTTGCCTGGTGTCGGCCATGAATGGCCCGGCCGCCTGGGACAGCGAAGACGCCAAGGGGCTGATCAAGGCCGCGACAGCCTTGTAA
- the argH gene encoding argininosuccinate lyase, producing MADDTNDTSASNQMWGGRFASGPAAIMEEINASIGFDKKLFAQDIRGSVAHATMLAHQGIISTEDKDKIVHGLNTIMSEIESGNFEFSRKLEDIHMNIEARLATLIGPAAGRLHTARSRNDQVALDFRLWVKEELQRCEQALTGLIAAFLDRAEEHADTVMPGFTHLQTAQPVTFGHHCMAYVEMFGRDRSRVRHAIEHMDESPIGAAALAGTGFQIDRHMTAKALGFREPTRNSIDTVSDRDFALEFLSIAAIAGMHLSRLAEEIVIWSTPQFGFVRLSDAFSTGSSIMPQKKNPDAAELVRAKTGRINGSLVALLTIMKGLPLAYSKDMQEDKEQVFDAAESLELAIAAMTGMVRDMTVNVARMKAAAGSGYSTATDLADWLVREAGLPFRDAHHVTGHAVALAESKGCELAELSLDDLKALNAAITAEIFDVLTVEASVASRKSFGGTAPSEVRKQIAYWRARN from the coding sequence ATGGCTGACGACACCAACGACACCAGCGCCTCCAACCAGATGTGGGGCGGACGTTTCGCGTCCGGTCCCGCCGCCATCATGGAGGAGATAAATGCATCCATCGGTTTCGACAAGAAGCTGTTTGCGCAGGACATCCGCGGCTCTGTCGCCCACGCCACGATGCTTGCCCATCAAGGCATCATTTCGACGGAGGACAAAGACAAGATCGTTCACGGCCTGAACACGATCATGTCAGAAATCGAGAGCGGCAATTTCGAATTTTCCCGCAAGCTCGAAGACATCCACATGAACATCGAGGCCCGGCTTGCGACATTGATCGGCCCCGCTGCCGGCAGGCTTCACACCGCCCGTTCGCGCAACGACCAGGTCGCCCTCGACTTCCGTCTCTGGGTGAAGGAAGAGTTGCAGCGCTGCGAACAGGCGCTGACCGGCCTGATCGCCGCCTTCCTCGACCGCGCCGAAGAGCACGCCGACACCGTCATGCCCGGCTTCACCCATCTGCAGACCGCCCAGCCTGTGACATTCGGTCACCACTGCATGGCCTATGTCGAGATGTTTGGCCGTGACCGCTCGCGCGTTCGCCACGCCATCGAGCACATGGACGAATCGCCGATCGGGGCGGCGGCGCTGGCCGGCACCGGCTTCCAGATCGACCGCCACATGACAGCCAAGGCACTCGGCTTCCGCGAGCCAACCCGCAATTCAATCGACACAGTATCGGACCGCGACTTCGCGCTGGAATTCCTGTCGATTGCCGCCATCGCCGGCATGCACCTGTCGCGTCTGGCCGAAGAAATCGTTATCTGGTCGACCCCGCAATTCGGCTTCGTGCGCCTGTCCGACGCGTTTTCCACCGGCTCGTCGATCATGCCGCAGAAGAAGAACCCCGATGCCGCCGAACTGGTGCGTGCCAAGACCGGCCGCATCAACGGCTCGCTGGTGGCGCTGCTGACGATCATGAAGGGGCTGCCGCTCGCCTATTCCAAGGACATGCAGGAAGACAAGGAACAGGTCTTCGACGCCGCAGAGAGCCTGGAACTGGCCATTGCCGCCATGACCGGCATGGTCCGCGACATGACAGTCAACGTCGCGCGCATGAAGGCTGCCGCCGGCTCCGGCTATTCGACTGCCACCGATCTTGCCGACTGGCTGGTCCGCGAGGCCGGACTGCCGTTCCGCGACGCCCATCACGTCACCGGCCACGCCGTGGCGCTGGCGGAAAGCAAGGGCTGCGAACTGGCGGAACTTTCGCTCGACGACCTCAAGGCCCTGAACGCGGCGATCACAGCCGAGATTTTCGACGTCCTGACCGTCGAAGCCTCGGTTGCCAGCCGCAAGAGCTTCGGCGGAACCGCCCCCTCCGAAGTCCGCAAGCAGATCGCCTACTGGCGCGCCCGGAACTGA
- the lptM gene encoding LPS translocon maturation chaperone LptM has translation MQTNVPHIIRMTLVLSLMGLATVACGRKGDLDPPSVNATKGGDTSKPTKQPGTADKPFILDPLL, from the coding sequence ATGCAAACCAACGTGCCGCACATCATCCGCATGACCCTCGTGCTTTCGCTCATGGGTCTCGCCACCGTTGCGTGCGGCCGCAAGGGCGATCTCGATCCGCCGAGCGTCAACGCCACCAAGGGCGGCGACACCTCGAAGCCGACCAAGCAACCGGGTACGGCCGACAAGCCTTTCATCCTCGATCCGCTTCTTTAG
- the lysA gene encoding diaminopimelate decarboxylase, with translation MNHFQYRDGVLYAEDVAVSKIAETVGTPFYCYSTATLERHYRVFSEAFHGVDAMVCYAMKANSNQAVLKTLGRLGAGVDVVSLGELTRALAAGIPAERIMFSGVGKTALEMDAALEAGIYCFNVESEPELEVLNQRAVRAGKKAPVSFRINPDVDARTHAKISTGKKENKFGISYERARAVYARAATLPGIEVTGIDMHIGSQITELQPFQAAFKLLRVLVETLRGEGHAIHHVDVGGGLGIPYHDDNNPPPSPDAYAEIVRNELSQLNCRIITEPGRLLVGNAGILVTEVIYVKDGGEKSFVVVDAAMNDLIRPTLYEAYHEIRPVVVTAASAPRIKADVVGPVCETGDYLALDREMSMPKPGDLLAVSSGGAYGAVQAGTYNSRLLVPEVLVKGDEFHVVRPRQTYQDLIDLDSLPAWLA, from the coding sequence GTGAACCATTTCCAGTATCGCGACGGCGTTCTCTACGCCGAGGACGTTGCCGTTTCGAAGATCGCCGAGACGGTTGGCACGCCTTTCTACTGCTACTCCACGGCTACGCTCGAGCGGCATTACCGGGTGTTTTCGGAAGCCTTCCACGGCGTCGATGCCATGGTCTGCTACGCGATGAAGGCCAATTCAAACCAGGCGGTGCTGAAGACGCTGGGCCGCCTCGGTGCCGGCGTCGATGTGGTATCCCTCGGCGAACTCACACGGGCGCTGGCCGCCGGCATTCCGGCCGAACGCATCATGTTTTCCGGCGTCGGCAAGACCGCGCTTGAAATGGATGCAGCTCTCGAGGCCGGCATCTACTGTTTCAACGTCGAATCCGAGCCAGAACTGGAAGTCTTGAACCAGCGCGCCGTCCGCGCCGGAAAAAAGGCGCCAGTCTCCTTCCGTATCAATCCCGATGTCGATGCGCGCACCCATGCAAAGATCTCGACGGGCAAGAAAGAGAACAAGTTCGGCATCTCCTATGAGCGTGCCCGGGCCGTCTATGCCCGCGCAGCCACCCTGCCGGGCATCGAGGTGACTGGCATCGACATGCATATCGGCAGCCAGATCACCGAGCTGCAGCCATTCCAGGCAGCCTTCAAGCTGCTTCGCGTACTCGTCGAGACGCTGCGTGGCGAAGGCCATGCCATCCACCACGTCGACGTCGGCGGCGGGCTCGGCATTCCCTACCATGACGACAACAATCCGCCGCCATCGCCGGACGCCTATGCCGAGATCGTCAGGAATGAGTTGAGCCAGCTGAACTGCCGTATCATCACCGAGCCGGGCCGCCTGCTGGTCGGCAATGCCGGCATCCTCGTCACCGAGGTGATCTACGTGAAGGATGGTGGCGAAAAGAGCTTCGTCGTCGTCGATGCCGCCATGAACGACCTCATTCGCCCGACGCTCTACGAGGCCTATCATGAGATCCGCCCGGTCGTCGTAACCGCCGCCAGCGCGCCGCGCATCAAGGCCGATGTCGTCGGCCCAGTCTGCGAGACCGGCGACTACCTGGCGCTCGACCGCGAGATGAGCATGCCGAAGCCCGGCGACCTGCTGGCTGTTTCCTCCGGCGGTGCCTACGGCGCCGTGCAGGCCGGCACCTACAATAGCCGGCTGCTGGTGCCGGAAGTGCTGGTCAAGGGCGACGAATTCCATGTCGTCAGACCGCGCCAGACCTATCAGGATCTGATCGACCTCGATTCCCTGCCGGCCTGGCTTGCCTGA
- a CDS encoding TIGR02302 family protein — MTNASKDRKGAFASRPALARLVATKRFLARAVLVSEQLLPMLLPLACVAALYVSASWFGLFRILPTVPRLALLGIFIIALVASFIPFRRLHWPTALDADRLLEERNGLSHQPVAVQEDEPAFETPFARALWREHQTRMAERIASLDAGLPRPDIARHDPYALRAFPALLLAVAFGYSMSNSAGTLGDAFDHPLASTNAPDLRIDAWVTPPAYTGQPPVYLTGTAATAAGAISVPQFSELTVRVTGGAGSETVLFQDTGSKSGTEVALQEDAPAAKAGSPTAQTPPAAADATEAAARTHQMKLDKGGTLSVNGRQWAFNVLADKPPEIVFDGLPHATVNGALEIGFRAKDDYGVDEAHAEIVPVDADPQATPLYAVPDYKFEFSRRNRKDVKGLGSHDLTQDPLAGKRVRITLVARDGAGQTGRSPPHEMTMPARNFNEPLAGAVAEQRQVFALDTRKMPDAIQLNEALTIRADETVPNLTHYLLLQSAQARMRLAHDDASLKDTADYLWQIALGMEDGQLSDAEKQLRDAQQKLSEALQRNAPDSEIKKLTDELRKAMDGYMKELAQRMQNAPNQPNQKNARVLRQQDLERMMDQIENLARSGNRDAAQQMLSELQRMMNNMQAGRPQQGQQQQGKDDSKGRQQMDKLGQILREQQKLMDKTFKLDQAMRNKMQSGDPNEDMDPFAQPMPGPQGQQPPGQQQPQQGQQPQDPQQGQGEQQGQGQQKAQSPEDDMTEDQLREALKALKEQQNALEKQLGELQKGLGEMGVKPGPGFGQAQREMQGAGGALGKGDGEKATQGQGRALEALRQGARDMLNQMMQAQQGQGQGQQQGQGPGNPGGRDPLGRATADGNGPLDDGNTRIPDQIDAQRAREILDAIRQRLGNNPTQEEERRYLERLLDIQ, encoded by the coding sequence ATGACCAATGCGAGCAAAGACAGGAAAGGCGCTTTTGCCTCCCGGCCGGCGCTCGCACGCCTGGTCGCGACCAAGCGTTTCCTGGCGAGAGCGGTCCTCGTCTCCGAGCAGTTGCTGCCGATGTTGCTGCCCCTGGCATGCGTGGCTGCCCTCTATGTCTCAGCCTCATGGTTCGGTCTGTTCCGCATCTTGCCGACTGTCCCGAGGCTGGCGCTGCTGGGCATCTTCATCATCGCGCTCGTCGCCTCCTTCATTCCATTCCGCCGCCTGCACTGGCCGACCGCTCTCGATGCCGACCGGTTGCTCGAAGAGCGCAACGGCCTGTCGCATCAGCCGGTCGCAGTGCAGGAGGACGAACCTGCCTTCGAGACGCCCTTCGCGCGAGCCCTCTGGCGCGAACACCAGACACGCATGGCGGAACGGATCGCATCCCTCGATGCCGGCCTGCCGCGCCCCGATATCGCCCGTCACGACCCATATGCGCTGCGTGCCTTCCCGGCCCTGCTGCTGGCGGTCGCCTTCGGCTATTCGATGTCGAACAGCGCCGGCACGCTGGGCGACGCCTTCGACCACCCTCTGGCGTCAACCAACGCCCCCGACCTGCGCATCGACGCCTGGGTGACCCCGCCCGCATACACAGGCCAACCGCCCGTCTACCTGACCGGCACGGCAGCCACTGCCGCCGGCGCGATCTCCGTCCCGCAATTTTCCGAACTGACCGTCCGCGTCACCGGCGGTGCCGGCAGCGAAACGGTGCTGTTCCAAGACACCGGTAGCAAGAGCGGGACCGAGGTTGCGTTGCAGGAGGATGCGCCGGCTGCCAAGGCGGGTTCGCCCACGGCTCAAACGCCGCCTGCCGCTGCCGATGCCACCGAAGCCGCGGCGCGGACCCATCAGATGAAGCTCGACAAGGGCGGGACGCTCTCGGTCAACGGCCGGCAATGGGCGTTCAACGTGCTCGCCGACAAGCCGCCGGAAATCGTTTTCGACGGGCTCCCGCACGCGACCGTCAACGGTGCTCTCGAAATCGGCTTCAGGGCGAAGGACGACTACGGCGTGGACGAAGCCCACGCTGAAATAGTACCCGTCGATGCCGACCCGCAGGCAACGCCGCTCTATGCGGTGCCGGACTACAAGTTCGAGTTCTCCCGCCGCAATCGCAAAGACGTGAAAGGGCTGGGCAGCCACGACCTGACCCAGGATCCGCTTGCCGGAAAGCGCGTCCGGATCACGCTGGTTGCCCGCGATGGCGCCGGCCAGACCGGTCGCAGCCCACCGCACGAGATGACCATGCCGGCCCGCAACTTCAACGAACCGCTGGCCGGTGCCGTTGCCGAGCAGCGGCAGGTGTTCGCCCTCGACACCCGCAAGATGCCGGATGCGATCCAACTGAACGAAGCGCTGACGATCCGCGCCGACGAGACCGTCCCGAACCTCACCCACTACCTGCTGCTCCAATCGGCGCAGGCACGCATGCGGCTTGCCCATGACGATGCGTCTCTGAAGGATACCGCCGACTATCTCTGGCAGATCGCGCTCGGCATGGAAGACGGACAGCTTTCGGACGCCGAGAAGCAATTGCGCGACGCCCAGCAGAAACTCTCGGAGGCGCTGCAGCGCAACGCTCCGGATTCGGAGATCAAGAAGCTCACCGACGAATTGCGCAAGGCAATGGACGGCTACATGAAGGAGCTGGCGCAGCGCATGCAGAACGCGCCAAACCAGCCGAACCAGAAGAATGCGAGGGTTTTGCGCCAGCAGGATCTCGAGCGGATGATGGACCAGATCGAAAATCTTGCCCGCTCCGGCAACCGCGATGCGGCCCAGCAGATGCTGTCCGAACTGCAGCGGATGATGAACAACATGCAGGCAGGCCGCCCACAGCAGGGACAGCAGCAGCAAGGCAAGGACGACAGCAAGGGCCGCCAGCAGATGGACAAGCTCGGCCAGATCCTGCGCGAGCAACAGAAGCTGATGGACAAGACCTTCAAGCTCGACCAGGCCATGCGCAACAAGATGCAGAGCGGCGATCCGAACGAGGATATGGACCCCTTTGCCCAGCCGATGCCGGGCCCGCAGGGGCAGCAGCCTCCGGGACAACAACAGCCGCAGCAGGGTCAGCAACCGCAGGATCCGCAGCAGGGCCAAGGCGAACAGCAGGGCCAAGGCCAGCAGAAGGCGCAGTCGCCGGAAGACGACATGACGGAAGACCAGCTGCGCGAAGCACTGAAGGCCCTGAAGGAGCAGCAGAACGCTCTGGAAAAGCAGCTCGGCGAATTGCAGAAGGGTCTCGGGGAGATGGGCGTCAAGCCGGGCCCGGGCTTCGGTCAGGCACAGCGGGAAATGCAAGGCGCCGGCGGCGCACTCGGCAAGGGCGATGGCGAGAAGGCGACGCAGGGCCAGGGCCGTGCTCTGGAAGCGCTGCGCCAGGGTGCCCGCGACATGCTCAACCAGATGATGCAGGCGCAGCAGGGACAAGGCCAAGGGCAGCAGCAGGGCCAGGGTCCGGGCAATCCGGGAGGCCGGGATCCGCTTGGGCGCGCCACGGCAGACGGCAATGGTCCGCTCGACGACGGCAACACCAGGATACCGGACCAGATCGACGCCCAGCGGGCCCGTGAGATCCTCGACGCCATCCGCCAGCGGCTCGGCAACAATCCGACCCAGGAAGAAGAACGGCGCTATCTGGAGCGCCTGCTCGATATCCAGTAG
- a CDS encoding response regulator — protein sequence MARILITEDEDSLRRFVARALRMDGHETEEAADGAEGLEKLQGGGFDLLLSDIRMPVMDGIELAHQASSHWPDMKILLMTGYAEQRERADDLMEKIVDVVSKPFALPDIRKAVALALAA from the coding sequence ATGGCAAGAATTCTGATCACCGAAGACGAAGATTCGCTGCGCCGGTTCGTCGCTCGCGCGTTGCGCATGGACGGTCACGAAACGGAGGAAGCGGCCGATGGCGCCGAGGGGCTGGAGAAGCTGCAGGGCGGCGGCTTCGATCTGTTGCTGTCGGATATCCGCATGCCGGTGATGGACGGCATAGAGCTGGCCCACCAGGCGTCTTCGCACTGGCCGGACATGAAGATCCTGCTGATGACCGGCTATGCCGAACAGCGCGAACGCGCCGACGACCTCATGGAGAAGATCGTCGACGTGGTCTCCAAGCCCTTTGCCCTTCCTGACATCCGCAAGGCCGTTGCGCTGGCGCTTGCCGCTTGA
- the hpt gene encoding hypoxanthine phosphoribosyltransferase — translation MPVVRGKNIEPLFTAAQIAARNLELAAEIAKGPTKDLLVIAILKGSFIFAADLLRALHDTGLAPEVEFVTLSSYGTGTVSQGVRIVKDIDSDVRDRDVLLIDDILESGRTLRFAKEMLYERGARNVSVAVLLDKSVKRQEKIEAEYVGFECPDYFVVGYGMDVAYAFRELPFVGVVTGDA, via the coding sequence ATGCCAGTCGTTCGCGGAAAAAACATCGAGCCGCTTTTCACCGCCGCGCAGATTGCCGCACGCAATCTCGAACTGGCCGCCGAGATTGCCAAGGGACCGACCAAGGACCTGCTGGTCATTGCCATCCTAAAGGGCTCATTCATCTTCGCCGCCGACCTGCTGCGGGCGCTGCACGATACCGGGCTGGCGCCCGAGGTCGAGTTCGTCACGCTCTCCAGCTACGGCACCGGCACGGTGTCGCAGGGTGTGCGGATCGTCAAGGATATCGACAGCGACGTGCGCGACCGGGACGTGCTGCTGATCGACGACATCCTCGAATCCGGCCGGACGCTGCGGTTCGCCAAGGAAATGCTCTATGAGCGTGGCGCCAGAAATGTCTCGGTGGCTGTGCTGCTCGACAAGAGCGTCAAGCGCCAGGAAAAGATCGAGGCCGAGTATGTCGGCTTCGAATGCCCGGATTATTTCGTCGTCGGATACGGCATGGACGTCGCCTATGCCTTCCGCGAATTGCCTTTCGTCGGTGTCGTCACCGGCGACGCCTGA